The genomic DNA GATCATGAACTCTTTCAAGACCATAGACGGTCGTGGAGCGTCAGTACACATCTCTGGTGGGCCATGCATTACGATCCAGTACGTGACAAACATCATCATCCATGGGATCCATATCCATGACTGTAAGCCAGGTGGGAACGCTATGGTGCGGAGCTCACCACGGCATTATGGATGGAGAACGATATCGGACGGTGACGGTGTCTCGATCTTTGGAGGGAGTCATGTTTGGGTTGACCATTGTTCGTTATCTAACTGCGAAGACGGGCTTATTGATGCCATTATGGGCTCCACGGCTATTACTCTGTCTAACAATTACATGACGCATCATGACAAGGTCATGTTGCTTGGCCATAGTGACTCTTACACTCGTGACAAGAACATGCAAATCACCATTGCTTTTAACCACTTTGGTGAAGGTCTTGTTCAAAGAATGCCAAggtaaaaaatttatataataatgttagATTTTTGTTAGTAAATTAATGTAATTTTGATGTGATTAAAATTTGGGACCATTTGTTTGATGTGTGTAGGTGTAGACATGGGTACTTCCATGTGGTGAACAATGACTATACACATTGGGAGATGTATGCTATTGGTGGAAGTGCTGACCCTACAATCAATAGTCAAGGGAACAGATTTTTGGCCCCGGATATCAGATTTAGCAAAGAAGTGACTAAGCATGAGGACGCCCCAGAGAGTGAGTGGAAGAGTTGGAACTGGAGATCCTCTGgtgatttattattaaatggTGCGTTTTTTACGCCTTCCGGTGGTT from Raphanus sativus cultivar WK10039 unplaced genomic scaffold, ASM80110v3 Scaffold1197, whole genome shotgun sequence includes the following:
- the LOC130503876 gene encoding probable pectate lyase 18, with protein sequence MQTKKLFISIVSFLLYAPFILSSPVPDPEAVVDEVHKSINASVAGRRKLGYLSCTTGNPIDDCWRCDPHWETNRQRLADCAIGFGKNAIGGRDGRIYVVTDSGNDDPVTPKPGTLRHAVVQDEPLWIIFQRDMTIQLKEELIMNSFKTIDGRGASVHISGGPCITIQYVTNIIIHGIHIHDCKPGGNAMVRSSPRHYGWRTISDGDGVSIFGGSHVWVDHCSLSNCEDGLIDAIMGSTAITLSNNYMTHHDKVMLLGHSDSYTRDKNMQITIAFNHFGEGLVQRMPRCRHGYFHVVNNDYTHWEMYAIGGSADPTINSQGNRFLAPDIRFSKEVTKHEDAPESEWKSWNWRSSGDLLLNGAFFTPSGGSSSSGYAKASSLGARPSSLVGPLTVGSGALNCRKGSRC